GCATTTGCGGCGCCGAACGGAAGCGCGACCGAAGCGGTAAGTACGGCCGCCAATATACGGATTTTCATGAGTTCTCCTCCCTCACTGAAACGTTGCCGGAAAAACTTAGATCAATCGATTTCTCCACGCAACTGCCCGCAGGCAAATTTTTCCGTGATAACCGGAATTGCTACTTCTGCCTGTTTACATCAGGAGCACTGCATCCCTCTGAAACGATACCAGGCTGGGCGTTCTCGCACATGCGTTTCCAACTTATCAGTTTGAATTTGCGTCATAATTTTGCACGATAAATTAAGTCTTCCAGTTCAGTCTCTTCGCAATTGCAATAAAACAGAGCATGGATTGCCGATTCAACCTATACATACAATGTTGCAATGCACACAACAAAAAGCACTCGACATTTCTACTGTATCGTTACAGATTGCATTCTTCAGGGAGGTGCGATTTTGGCATGCGGCGGGCTTACGACGCTGGAAAAAGCCTCTATAAGCGACACCAATTCGCGCAGGGCGGCCTAAAGGGATGGAAAACAAGGGAAATTTTGGGAACGCGGCATCGACGCCGGCAGCGCGCGAGCGCCCGACGTTGAAGACGATCGCCTTCATGACGGGCCTTGGCGTGACGACGGTGTCGCGCGCGCTGAAGGATGCGCCGGATATCGGGGCCGAAACCAAGGAGCGCGTGCGCATGGTCGCCCGCCAGCTCGGCTACCAGCCCAACAGGGCGGGTGTGCGCCTCCGTACCGGCAAGACCAACGTCATCGCCCTCGTCCTCAGCATCGACGAGGAGATCATGGGCTTCTCGAGCCAGATGGTCTTCGGCATCTCCGAGGTGCTATCCGGCACGCCCTATCATATCGTCATCACGCCGCATTCGCACAGCAAGGACCCAATGCTGCCGGTGCGCTATATCCTCGATACCGGTTCGGCCGACGGCGTCATCATCTCACGCATCGAGCCGGACGATCCGCGCGTAAGGCTGCTGAGCGAGCGCGGCATGCCCTTTGCCACGCATGGGCGCACCGATGCGGGTCTCACGCATCCCTTCCACGACTTCGACAACGAGGCCTTCGCCCATAAGGCGGTGGAAAAGCTGGTCAAGCGCGGCCGGCGCCGCATCGCCCTACTGCAGCCGCCGAGCAAGCTCACTTACTACGCCCATATCCGCATCGGCTTCCAGACCGGCCTGCATGATTACGGCGCCGAGGAAGTGCCGCTGCGCATCAACACCGACGCCCCGCTCGCCGACATCCGCGACGTCGTCGAGGTGATGATGCGCTCGGCTAATGCGCCTGACGGCATCGTCTGTTCGGCCGGCAGTGCTGCAATCGCCGTCAATGCCGGCATCGAAGCAGCCGGCAAGGCGCTCGGCCGCGATCTCGACATGGTCTCCAAACAATCGGTACCGATCCTGAACTGGATCCGCCCGGAGATCATCACCGCCCAGGAGGACGTCCGCCACGCCGGCCGCGAAATGGCCAAAGCCGTCATCGCCCGCATCGACGGCGTCGAACCGGAACTGCTGCAGAGTATTAGCCAGCCGACCTGGCCGGAGAGTGGCAGGTAGGCAGTCGGCTGGGGAACGGATCGTCGGGCTCAAATCCCGACGATCGGCTTTGGATCATCACAGGTCTTCGACGACGAAATTCACCAGTCGCCCCGGGACCAGA
This Rhizobium brockwellii DNA region includes the following protein-coding sequences:
- a CDS encoding LacI family transcriptional regulator, whose translation is MENKGNFGNAASTPAARERPTLKTIAFMTGLGVTTVSRALKDAPDIGAETKERVRMVARQLGYQPNRAGVRLRTGKTNVIALVLSIDEEIMGFSSQMVFGISEVLSGTPYHIVITPHSHSKDPMLPVRYILDTGSADGVIISRIEPDDPRVRLLSERGMPFATHGRTDAGLTHPFHDFDNEAFAHKAVEKLVKRGRRRIALLQPPSKLTYYAHIRIGFQTGLHDYGAEEVPLRINTDAPLADIRDVVEVMMRSANAPDGIVCSAGSAAIAVNAGIEAAGKALGRDLDMVSKQSVPILNWIRPEIITAQEDVRHAGREMAKAVIARIDGVEPELLQSISQPTWPESGR